A window of the Bacillus andreraoultii genome harbors these coding sequences:
- the cobD gene encoding threonine-phosphate decarboxylase CobD — MKWPSHGSNPHYLYEAIGMEKPEIVYDFSANINPLGPPANLRENWNALFSTIQQYPDPDATSLKEKIVEQGGIGPDQLLIGNGGAEIIALIGHWLRGKRVMIVEPTFSEYEQACRTNHCEVTYFYMKETGEMDVTQLIAQLPNKDALFLCNPNNPTGTCLEKQVIEEILTACEQYNCYFMIDEAFYDFVTGYESLVPLLKRFPNLILIRSMTKMFAIPGLRLGYTLANRSVIKSLANLQAHWSVNRIAICAGELVLHEEGFIERTRKLVDSERERLFQFYRENDFEVSPSKVNFYLLRDRTLQDQWPLFQFLLKEGIVPRHTFNFPGLKGRWLRFAIRSEHENTYVIEAMRKWRVSYPLSL; from the coding sequence TTGAAATGGCCATCACATGGATCGAATCCACATTATTTATATGAAGCAATAGGGATGGAAAAGCCTGAGATTGTATATGATTTTAGTGCAAATATTAATCCGCTTGGGCCACCAGCGAACTTAAGAGAAAACTGGAATGCGTTATTTTCGACGATCCAACAATATCCGGACCCTGACGCCACTTCGTTAAAGGAAAAAATTGTGGAACAAGGAGGTATAGGGCCAGATCAACTACTCATTGGTAATGGTGGTGCGGAAATCATCGCCTTAATTGGTCATTGGCTTCGAGGAAAACGGGTGATGATTGTGGAACCAACGTTTTCCGAATATGAACAAGCATGTCGCACAAATCACTGTGAAGTTACCTATTTTTATATGAAGGAAACGGGAGAAATGGATGTTACTCAATTGATTGCGCAGCTTCCAAATAAGGATGCCCTGTTTTTATGTAATCCGAATAACCCTACGGGGACATGTTTAGAAAAACAGGTGATTGAAGAAATTTTGACTGCGTGTGAGCAGTACAATTGTTATTTTATGATTGATGAAGCTTTTTATGATTTTGTTACCGGCTATGAATCACTCGTTCCATTGCTTAAGCGCTTCCCAAATTTAATCCTCATTCGTTCCATGACGAAAATGTTTGCCATACCAGGATTGCGATTAGGCTATACACTCGCAAATCGTTCCGTCATTAAAAGTCTAGCAAACTTGCAAGCGCATTGGAGTGTGAATCGTATTGCAATTTGTGCAGGTGAACTCGTTTTGCACGAAGAAGGATTTATTGAACGGACGAGGAAGCTAGTGGATAGCGAACGGGAGAGACTATTTCAATTTTACCGTGAAAATGATTTTGAAGTATCTCCTTCAAAAGTAAATTTCTATTTATTACGAGATAGAACCCTTCAAGATCAATGGCCACTTTTTCAATTTTTATTAAAAGAAGGTATCGTCCCAAGACATACATTTAACTTTCCAGGATTAAAAGGGCGTTGGTTACGGTTTGCAATTAGAAGTGAACATGAAAATACATATGTAATCGAGGCGATGCGAAAATGGCGAGTCAGTTACCCATTATCTTTGTAA
- a CDS encoding bifunctional adenosylcobinamide kinase/adenosylcobinamide-phosphate guanylyltransferase gives MASQLPIIFVTGGVRSGKSGYAEELAEKWWITEPKGKLHYIATMQVTDSELETRISHHQLGRKESGLPWYTWEKPTSIGELANHFSKNDTVLLDCLTTWLNNELLVSGAWQNGEFRADLLNKMWCELQSIASHVNKLIIVSNEVLSEPIATNELVLFYCELLGKLHQQIVRYASQAILVEVGIPVYMKGREGI, from the coding sequence ATGGCGAGTCAGTTACCCATTATCTTTGTAACTGGTGGGGTTCGTAGTGGGAAAAGTGGTTACGCTGAAGAATTAGCCGAAAAGTGGTGGATCACAGAACCTAAAGGAAAACTACATTATATTGCGACAATGCAGGTAACAGATTCGGAACTGGAAACAAGAATTTCCCACCACCAATTAGGTCGAAAAGAAAGTGGACTTCCATGGTATACATGGGAAAAGCCCACATCTATTGGTGAGCTCGCAAATCACTTTAGTAAAAATGATACAGTTCTTCTCGATTGTTTAACAACGTGGCTAAATAATGAATTACTTGTTTCAGGTGCTTGGCAAAATGGGGAATTTCGTGCGGATTTATTGAATAAAATGTGGTGTGAGCTCCAATCCATTGCCTCTCATGTTAACAAACTCATCATTGTTAGTAATGAAGTACTAAGCGAACCGATTGCAACTAATGAACTCGTCCTCTTTTATTGCGAGCTACTTGGCAAGCTACATCAACAAATCGTTCGATATGCTTCCCAAGCGATTTTAGTTGAAGTAGGAATTCCAGTCTACATGAAAGGGAGGGAAGGAATATGA
- a CDS encoding cobyric acid synthase, with protein MKGVMIQGTASNVGKSLIATALCRLFADEGLKTAPFKSQNMSNYTYITEEGLEISRAQGLQAEAARTKPTVWMNPILLKPSSDQHSEIVLLGKGKKTLSGKAYREQFYEKGIDIIKQSIQELSKTYDVLVMEGAGSPVEMNLKTRELVNMKVAELADVPVFLVSDIDRGGVFASIIGTLELLPENERKRVKGIIINKFRGDLDLFTDGLNWLENRTGIPVLGVLPYIKNHRIDGEDSLSNQLSVEEKAQTHFNQDEHYASLAKVVRGYLDWDKVKKIVFEWGNSDENY; from the coding sequence ATGAAAGGTGTTATGATTCAAGGGACAGCTTCCAATGTTGGAAAAAGTTTAATAGCAACAGCCTTATGTCGGCTATTTGCTGATGAAGGGTTAAAAACAGCTCCTTTTAAATCGCAAAATATGTCAAATTATACTTATATAACGGAGGAAGGACTAGAAATAAGTCGGGCACAGGGCCTTCAAGCAGAAGCAGCACGAACAAAGCCTACTGTGTGGATGAATCCGATTCTATTAAAGCCAAGTTCAGATCAACATTCAGAAATCGTATTACTTGGAAAAGGAAAAAAGACGTTATCTGGGAAAGCTTATCGGGAGCAATTTTATGAAAAAGGAATCGACATAATAAAGCAATCAATTCAGGAACTTTCTAAAACGTATGATGTATTGGTTATGGAAGGTGCTGGGAGTCCAGTAGAAATGAATTTAAAGACTCGTGAACTTGTGAATATGAAAGTTGCGGAACTGGCGGATGTTCCTGTCTTTTTGGTTTCTGACATAGATCGTGGCGGTGTATTTGCAAGTATTATCGGAACCCTTGAATTACTACCAGAAAATGAGCGGAAACGAGTAAAGGGAATTATTATTAATAAATTTCGAGGTGATCTTGATTTATTTACTGATGGATTGAATTGGCTCGAAAACCGTACGGGTATTCCTGTTCTTGGTGTTTTACCGTACATAAAAAATCATAGGATTGATGGTGAGGACTCTCTTTCTAATCAGTTGTCTGTTGAAGAAAAGGCACAGACTCACTTCAATCAAGATGAACATTATGCTAGCCTTGCAAAAGTAGTCAGGGGCTATTTAGATTGGGACAAAGTAAAGAAAATTGTCTTTGAATGGGGAAACAGTGATGAAAACTATTAA
- the cobS gene encoding adenosylcobinamide-GDP ribazoletransferase gives MKTIKGLILCIQFFTSIPVPYEVPMDKTYIERAIRMFPMLGLLQGMIYTLITYLLVEWSPLSTLAISFIIWLVWILVTGGLHLDGWMDVSDAYFSYRDPKRRLDIMKDSRVGAFGVLSVMILLSARFLFIFETIDRMTPIVYLFIFIIPFFGKIIVGMLIVTVKSAKSSGLGVMFQEAATKGTLFTYPVYLVFLFLISYFIWPHSFFMLIVFLFFTGIYIAIIRKKIVSWFGGMTGDVLGASIEGGETLLWMILWLLPYFVTD, from the coding sequence ATGAAAACTATTAAAGGACTCATTCTCTGTATTCAGTTTTTTACTAGTATCCCCGTTCCATATGAAGTACCTATGGATAAAACCTACATTGAACGAGCGATTCGAATGTTTCCAATGCTGGGTCTGTTACAAGGAATGATTTATACACTCATTACTTATTTATTAGTAGAGTGGTCACCTCTTTCAACATTGGCTATTTCATTTATCATCTGGTTGGTCTGGATTCTAGTTACTGGCGGATTACATCTTGATGGCTGGATGGATGTAAGTGATGCGTATTTTTCTTATCGTGATCCGAAAAGACGGCTAGACATAATGAAAGATTCCCGAGTTGGTGCTTTCGGTGTTTTATCTGTCATGATTTTATTAAGTGCTCGGTTTCTTTTTATTTTCGAGACGATTGATCGGATGACACCTATTGTTTATTTATTCATATTTATCATCCCTTTTTTCGGTAAAATCATTGTCGGTATGCTAATTGTCACTGTAAAATCAGCAAAATCATCTGGACTTGGTGTTATGTTTCAAGAAGCAGCAACGAAGGGGACGCTCTTTACTTATCCGGTTTATCTCGTCTTCTTATTTTTGATTAGTTACTTCATATGGCCTCATTCATTTTTTATGCTCATTGTCTTTTTATTTTTCACAGGTATTTACATCGCTATCATTCGAAAAAAGATTGTTTCATGGTTTGGTGGGATGACTGGAGATGTTCTTGGTGCATCAATAGAGGGAGGAGAAACGCTATTATGGATGATTCTGTGGTTATTGCCTTATTTCGTCACGGATTAA
- a CDS encoding histidine phosphatase family protein, translated as MDDSVVIALFRHGLTALNKQKAYIGWTDAPISEEEKERLANQAYYGFPYDFIISSDLTRCLQTAEILFPWKKVYKMNQFRELHFGEWEGKTYEQLKNDTNYIEWLHAPFEVTPPGGENFQMFNNRVDEGWKQIVEMIERNRVKKVAIVTHEGVIRDLLLKYANSHKQFWEWHVPHGTGFELIWNCQTAFRRGERCTLLREVPLTANQHG; from the coding sequence ATGGATGATTCTGTGGTTATTGCCTTATTTCGTCACGGATTAACAGCATTGAATAAACAAAAAGCATATATCGGTTGGACCGATGCCCCGATTTCTGAAGAAGAGAAAGAACGGTTAGCGAATCAAGCTTATTATGGCTTCCCATATGATTTCATCATTTCAAGTGATTTAACGCGTTGTTTGCAGACAGCGGAGATTTTGTTTCCGTGGAAAAAAGTGTACAAAATGAATCAATTTCGTGAACTACATTTTGGCGAGTGGGAAGGAAAAACATATGAACAACTGAAAAATGATACGAATTATATAGAGTGGTTACATGCACCTTTTGAAGTAACACCACCTGGGGGTGAAAATTTTCAAATGTTTAACAACCGAGTCGATGAAGGATGGAAACAAATAGTGGAAATGATTGAAAGGAATCGAGTAAAGAAAGTAGCCATTGTTACCCATGAAGGCGTGATTCGCGATTTACTGTTGAAATATGCCAACAGTCATAAGCAATTTTGGGAATGGCATGTTCCCCATGGCACTGGATTTGAACTTATATGGAATTGTCAAACGGCTTTTAGGAGGGGTGAGCGATGCACTTTGTTACGGGAGGTGCCTTTAACGGCAAATCAGCATGGGTGA